A single genomic interval of Stieleria maiorica harbors:
- a CDS encoding hemolysin family protein, translating to MLALNSAITSWHAIVDYFAVDTSQVFQTDMLLRYLIQLLLLCGSAFFSGSETALFSLSHVDFQQLRQTRHRHAEKLQALLDEPRRLIVSILCGNELVNIAAVANMTGILVALYGQAKAGWISVLVMFPLLLLVGEVTPKTIAVTNPRRISAGLIAGPLWRWVRVIGPVRWLVRIISDRITTWIVGPQREASNILQIDEFRSVIEDVAETGKLNVTARTLVNNLLSAGATEIVKIMTPRTSTFFLNADLGVAEVIKQFRQKRHSRVPVYRQHRDNLIGFLHEEDVVRLHLDGADFSTLKLEDMVRPPIVVPLTKTVDEMFDFFVKSKASAAAVLNEFGGVAGFITVNDVLRSIFGSLTHRTHAPQRIIQIGPGTYECPGDTKLGELDRVTNFDLHDPRMTTIGGVAFRHIDRLPCVGDQVVVDGVAINVLEMDSHRIARVRVCRSEAAPEVPATGATE from the coding sequence ATGCTCGCACTGAACTCCGCCATCACCTCCTGGCACGCGATCGTCGACTACTTCGCCGTGGACACCTCGCAAGTCTTCCAGACGGACATGCTGCTGCGCTACCTGATTCAGTTGCTGTTGCTGTGCGGGTCCGCGTTCTTTTCCGGTTCCGAGACCGCGTTGTTTTCGCTCTCGCACGTGGATTTCCAGCAATTGCGTCAAACACGCCATCGGCACGCCGAAAAGCTGCAGGCGCTGCTGGACGAACCGAGACGCTTGATCGTTTCGATCCTGTGCGGCAATGAACTGGTCAACATCGCTGCCGTGGCCAACATGACCGGGATTCTGGTCGCCCTTTACGGCCAAGCCAAAGCCGGCTGGATTTCCGTGCTGGTGATGTTCCCGTTGTTGCTATTGGTCGGCGAAGTGACGCCCAAAACCATTGCTGTGACCAATCCGCGACGGATCAGTGCAGGGCTGATCGCCGGCCCGCTTTGGCGCTGGGTGCGGGTGATCGGGCCGGTCCGCTGGCTGGTGCGTATCATCTCCGACCGCATCACGACCTGGATCGTCGGACCGCAACGCGAAGCATCCAACATCCTGCAGATCGATGAATTCCGCAGCGTGATCGAAGACGTGGCCGAAACGGGCAAGCTGAACGTCACCGCGCGGACACTGGTCAACAATCTGTTGTCCGCCGGCGCCACCGAGATCGTCAAAATCATGACGCCTCGTACCAGCACGTTTTTCTTGAATGCCGATCTGGGGGTGGCGGAGGTGATCAAACAATTTCGCCAAAAGCGTCATTCCCGCGTCCCGGTGTATCGCCAACACCGCGACAACCTGATCGGGTTCCTGCACGAAGAGGACGTGGTTCGGCTGCATCTGGACGGGGCCGATTTTTCGACGTTGAAGCTGGAGGACATGGTCCGCCCGCCGATTGTCGTGCCGTTGACGAAGACGGTCGATGAAATGTTCGACTTCTTTGTCAAAAGCAAAGCCAGCGCCGCGGCGGTGTTGAACGAGTTCGGTGGCGTCGCCGGATTCATCACCGTCAACGACGTGCTGCGTTCCATTTTCGGTTCGCTGACACACCGAACACACGCCCCGCAGCGAATCATCCAAATCGGTCCGGGGACATACGAGTGCCCCGGTGACACGAAACTGGGTGAACTTGACCGCGTGACCAATTTTGATCTTCACGATCCCCGCATGACCACGATCGGCGGTGTCGCGTTTCGGCACATCGATCGACTGCCCTGCGTCGGCGACCAAGTGGTCGTTGATGGCGTCGCCATCAACGTGCTGGAAATGGATTCGCACCGAATCGCCCGCGTCCGTGTCTGCCGCTCCGAAGCGGCCCCCGAGGTACCTGCGACAGGAGCAACCGAATGA
- a CDS encoding hemolysin family protein, with the protein MSTMDLAWIIPVMILMLLLKGFFSGSEIALVNADKIKLSHRAKQGNRGAHRVVQLFKRPEKLLTTTLIGTNISTVVLTTLGTLMFIHFFGNRWGDLYAFVFFTPLLLILGEIVPKSIYQQESDRIAPVVVFPLNAFAWIFAPIVYVFSKIARGAAWLAGGGATSHHLFITRDQLRSIIEMADRASDTTVFDRFRIERAIRFSETTVGQQMIPVADMVAIDNEKTTADAVQLVRRRGFHRLPAYQGDTNNVVGIVTLSAWDLLDPDTLAKPLSDHIKPAQYVSPHDPLEEMLATLRDREDKMAIVVDEYGSTIGMITMEDVVETVVGDIDVGYESAEQTSRQARKCQPLPDDSYLMDGRLAIHEVNDILGLDLPATEFHSVGGMLVARLRHLAKPGDSVVAGGYRFTVEEASETSVRSVKVTRESFGEVDRKR; encoded by the coding sequence ATGAGCACGATGGACCTCGCCTGGATCATCCCGGTGATGATCCTGATGCTGTTGCTAAAAGGGTTTTTCTCCGGATCGGAAATCGCCCTGGTCAACGCCGACAAGATCAAACTGTCCCATCGGGCCAAGCAGGGCAACCGCGGCGCGCACCGCGTGGTGCAGTTGTTCAAACGGCCCGAAAAACTACTGACGACGACGCTGATCGGGACCAACATCTCAACGGTCGTGCTGACCACGCTGGGGACGTTGATGTTCATCCACTTTTTCGGAAATCGATGGGGGGACCTGTATGCGTTCGTGTTCTTCACGCCGCTGCTGCTGATCCTCGGCGAGATCGTCCCCAAGAGCATTTATCAACAGGAATCCGACCGGATCGCGCCGGTCGTCGTCTTTCCCCTCAATGCGTTTGCCTGGATCTTTGCGCCGATCGTTTATGTGTTTTCGAAAATCGCACGTGGCGCCGCATGGCTTGCCGGCGGCGGCGCGACCTCGCACCATCTGTTTATCACACGCGATCAACTTCGCAGCATCATTGAAATGGCCGACCGGGCCTCGGACACAACCGTCTTCGACCGATTCCGAATCGAACGCGCGATTCGCTTTTCCGAAACGACCGTCGGCCAGCAAATGATCCCCGTGGCTGACATGGTGGCGATCGACAACGAAAAAACGACCGCCGATGCCGTTCAGCTGGTCCGCCGCCGCGGCTTCCATCGGTTGCCCGCCTATCAGGGCGACACCAACAACGTCGTCGGAATCGTGACCCTTTCCGCGTGGGACCTACTCGACCCGGACACCCTGGCAAAACCTCTTTCCGACCACATCAAACCCGCCCAATACGTCTCCCCACACGACCCGCTTGAAGAAATGCTGGCCACGCTCCGCGATCGCGAAGACAAAATGGCGATCGTGGTCGACGAATACGGTTCGACCATCGGCATGATCACCATGGAAGATGTCGTCGAGACAGTCGTCGGGGACATCGATGTCGGATACGAATCTGCCGAACAGACATCACGGCAAGCCCGCAAATGTCAACCGCTACCCGATGACAGCTACCTGATGGACGGCAGGCTGGCCATCCACGAGGTGAACGACATCTTGGGATTGGATCTGCCCGCCACCGAGTTCCATTCGGTCGGTGGCATGCTGGTCGCTCGGTTGCGGCATCTGGCCAAACCGGGTGATTCCGTCGTCGCAGGCGGCTACCGATTCACGGTCGAAGAAGCATCGGAAACTTCGGTCCGATCCGTCAAAGTCACACGGGAATCTTTCGGGGAAGTCGATCGGAAGCGATGA